The genomic DNA ataaaccaaagccgaGCAGtcccctggtttaaaaaaaaaaaataagtgacatGTGAGTGTGGACTTTATCTTGACTACCAGTGTTTGCAGACCTTGTGGCTTGGGCTATATGCCTTAATTTTGATATCTATAAAATGAGCACAATAGGACCTATATCTTTGAGTCTTTGTGGGGCTTCACTTATTTAATACATTAGCGGAACTTGAGATGATGTCTGGGCTGCAGCCATGTTAACTATTTTATAGACTTGTCACCAACTAGACTACAGCCACCACTGGTGACAAGGTTCAAACTAGGAGTCTGGTATCTTGTCTGCCAGTTCAACAATTCCGGTTTGCCTTGATGAGCCTTGAAAATATGACCGATCTGTTCAATGTATCTAGAGTTTTAGCGGCCTTTACAAAGGTTTGTGATAATACAGTCATTTGCTCACCCCTGTACTGTCTGCGAAGAGCTCCCCACAGAAATGGTCAGGAACAGTCAGTCACAAGGCCCTCCAGCTCCCAATGTACAGTCTGACTGCTCACACTTGGGAGACGATGCCACAATTTCACTATTGAAGTGAACTCTTTAATAAGTTCCAGCCTGAATCTCTGAAGCACAACTTGACACTTGGACTTGGACAGTCTAATTCCCATCATATTTAAGAGGAAGTAAACTAAACCCACCAGCTTcttttctggctctttctccccatctacTCATTTTGGTCAATACTACCTCCCAACACACCCACACCGAGTTCCTTTggattcctctccctccttttccacATCCAGGAGTCTTGGTCCCCAAGTTTAttcattctcttccttttctgctCCCTCTTTCCTGTTCGGGGTTCCAGTTACCTCAGATGGGGATGAATCCCGTAGCCTCCAACCTCACTTTGATGAGATCCATCTTGCCTTTCCTTGATAGATAACATCTTGTCATGAGTCAGCTTAGTAATTTCAGAGCTTTGTATTGCCTGCGGGGTAAATCATGTCTTTGCAAGGCCCAAGTTGCTTCTGAGTTTATCTCAcattcctctctccaccttcccttGCCCCCAGGAATCTCTTCCACAAGACATGGGTGTGTTTGTCCCTTATCACTGAACACATATTCTGCTTTTCCATCATTGGATCCACTACCACTATGCAGATCTGCCTTGGGCCCCACACTTCAATCTATGAGAATGAAAAGCCCTCAGTTGATGACAAATTGAACACAGTCCattactcaaaacaaaaatctggACCCTCTGCTCATTGTTGTGAAGGGCTAGAGATCATCTGGAGCACTCAAAAAACTCAGCTACACAAAGGCCAGATGAGTCCATTAGCTCTGATGATTTACTATGGGAAGAActaggatagagagtgggagataggGTTGGGGTATAGCCAGTTGGGAGTGGAAGGACAATAAGGAGTGATGCAGCCAGTTCTGACACCCACTGAGGGCTCTTGGATGAACATGCCTGAGAGAGGACACACAGCAAGCACATGAGAATGACAGCACAGGACTCCTAACTTGtagactttctctcctctctgtaacACCCTCTCCTTTTCTTGCTGCCTGTTCacattcttgtttatttttagagCCAAATCAAGGTTTATCACTTTTACACAGTCAAAATACCGACTTGAATTTTTAGAATGCTTAACTTGCCACAGGCTACACAATAATAAAGATCAAATGTAAATGTGCAATATTTGAGATTAGGAAAATTGGACTTATAGctaatactttttaaattgcAAGAGTAGTCCATGAAGATGCCATTCCTTTCAGATACTGAGTAATATCTGaaatgctctttctttctttctttctttctttctttctttctttctttctttctttctttctaatatttatttatttattccctttcattgcctttgttgctttattgttgcagttattattgctgttgttattgatgtcgtcattgttggctaggacagagagaaatggacagagaaggggaagacagagagggggagataaagatagacacctgcaggcctgcttcaccacctgtgaagcgactctcctgcaggtggggagccgggggcttgaaccgggatcattatacCGGTCCTTACAATTtgtgcacatgcgcttaaccttctgcactaccgcctgactccctctctcattcttttttaaagattttctttatttttaagggaaggaaggagggacaaagggagagaaggagagagggcgggggagagagagagagggagggagaaattgagagagaagccagagcactgctctggcaatGCTGTGggaatgaactcaagacctcatgccttcAAGTTCAGAGCCTTACCCAGGCTGCAATCTTAAAAAGGAAATTCTGTTATTTGTTCAGTTTTTCTGCTCCCTAGTCCCCAGAGATTTGGACTAGTGTGTATTTTCTAACCTACGTAGCActgagtaaacacacacacacacacacacacacacacactcaaaatgAAGATCTTGCCTACTCCAAAGGCTCCCATTTTATCTGCAGAGGCAGTGACTCTGCCCTCTACCTCTCCAGAGAAGCTTTAGCCGTCTCCTGAGGTTCTACTGAGCCagaacctactagggaaagagagaggcagactgggagtatggaccgaccagtcaacgcccatgttcagcggggaagcaattacagaagccagaccttctaccttctgcaaccctcaacgaccctgggtccatgctcgcagagggagaaagaatgggaaagctatcaggggagggggtgggatatggagattgggtggtgggaattgtgtggagttgtacccctcctgctctatggttttgttaattaatcctttcttaaaaaaaataaaataaaataaaaaagaacctaagtcccaggttcatggttcaaagacttctttttttttagacatttttttcccaCAGTGATcaccctctttcttcttcatcacCAGAATGTGCACTGTCTTTAACTACAAACACAGAAAATGACACCTTTTCCTCTTAGTTATTTTGAAAAGATTTACCTGcagcttttattttaattagacacCGAGCCAACATTCTATATGCATGTAATTGAGGTCGAGTAATTCTATGAGGTTTGCTATGGGAAGCAGAACTCCTGCTCCCAGTCTCCAGAACCAATTATTTTTGTCTCCTTTTACTGATTACTTGATATTTATCCCCATTTCTTTGACACACGTCACATGTCACTGGATCCCTCAGTTTGGGGCACTCTCTGCTGGCTTGTGTTGGCCCTCCCCCTGAGGACAAGGACTAGTTCTTCTTCTCCCTGGATCTGCCTATGTACACATACCATTGTCCCGTGTCTGTCTGGACTCGGGCAAATGCCTTTGACACTGTTGGCACTACATTCACATGTGTGATGAAACATCATCCTTGTTTCCTGATTCTCTGACCATCCTGTGGTTAtactgagttgttggaaaagtcatgacgccTTTTGGcatagaaaagcaaagaaaaaatacatcatgacttttccaaaaacCCTATAGTGGGCTTTTGGTTCGCTCAGTGCTCGCTGCTTTAATGATGCAGTGGCTGTGTAAAGGCTGTTTACCACTCAGCCATGCAGTCACCCAGTTTCTCTGCTGCACAGTTTTTCTTAAATCTCTTTTCCCCCCTTGGAGAAGTGACAGTTTCCCAAACTAAAGGCACAGGGCAACAAATCCAATCCTAATGATGTACTTTCATCAGCAACAGTCCTAATAGGAGCTGCACACTACCACCAGCCAGTGTGTGTGGCCCTCTTGCTCTTTTAATAGGACCTGTGAAAATCAACAtggggcaagaaaaagaaaataactgagaTTAAAGGTTGCCAAGTGAAAGAAACCAATACAGACCATGTACATAAGCAACTGTGAGTTGGAGTTCGTATTGTCCAACTCTGTGGTGTCTAATATGGCAGCCAGATGTGGAAGATAGAAGTCAGATCGGAGGTTTTGGCTAAacagctcactaggatagtgcacctgctttgtcttgCAAGCCCCTGAAGTTTGACCCCATCCCTgctgcatggaggaagctctggtggcttttgctctctccctctgtctctgtcttcctctctgaaaGAGTTGGCTTGGAACAGTGAAATCCCAGTaatgaccaaaaaagaaaaaaaagaagttgagtcaCAGTAACCACATTCCGAGCGCTCACTGGTCACATGCAGCTCTGTACTGGAGGCAGGCTATGACACCACGTTGACACTGAACGTTTCCGTCACCACAGAAAACGCCATTGAGCCGAGCAGCACTTTCATCACCTCAGAGACAACCTATGAGACCAcactattaaaacaaaaatagcctGACCATTTTCCCTGAGCCATTCAAGATATCTCTaaataggaacagagaaagcaacaaaaaggaagttcTATATAAATTCTGTTTCAAAATAGCGAAACTAAAATAGTGGTGGGTCAGGGTCCCACTGGCAGTCCCACTTTAGTAACAAACATCTAAGTGTATGTGTCTGGTTCaccatcttgtttttattttcgttgttaccagggcttcactgggtcAGGGCCAGCTTTTTCGGGGGGCGGGGAGGTAAGAGAGTAAGCTTCTTGCCATTCACTGAGAGCTGGGTACCCATGTgtaacaaagcaacacactatccacagGAGCTATTTTTGCTGGCCTTGATTcaccatctattttttaaatttttaaaatatttatttatttatttatttattcattcccttttgttgccctcgttgttttattgttgtagtcattattgatgtcattattgttggataggagagagaaatggagaggggaggggaagacagagagggggagagaaagatagacacctgcagacctgcttcactgcctgtgaagcgactcccctgcaggtggggatccgggggcttgaaccaggttccttaagtcggtccttgtgctttgtgccacatgtgcttaacctgctgtgctacctcccgactcccaattcaCCACCTTTTGATACCTGCTCTCCACCACTTTTCTGCAAGGAGCACAGAAAGGAATTAACTGATCTGATGCCATTCTGGAATGAATACTATAACGATCATCCAGTGAACTTTAAGTTGCAATTACAGTGAGAAGTTTCTAGTACTTGAAAATTTTGCATAATCATCTTAACCATCTCTAAGTCTGTGCTGTCCAATATAGGAGCCATGTGGCATTTTacattaattttaataaaatcaaATTTCATTTAGTCACAGCTCAAGTGCTTATTGTCACATGAGATGACCGCTTAACATTTTGGACAGCACAGATAGAGATTAGTTAGTCTATCATCCCCAAAAGTTCTGCTGGATAATGCTGGTTTAGATGTTTCACTTGATCAGACTGTTCCAATTCAgtctaaattgtgtgtgtgtgtgtgtgtgtgtgtgtgtgtgtgtgtgtgtgtgtgtgtcttagttTGTGGTGGTCAGACTTATTAAGTTGCCTGTCTTCAATTCCATCTTTATCTCCAGATGTCTTCTGATCTGTTCCAATCAGTTAGGTTGCCTTTTGAGCTTGCTAAAATCATTCTGGAATATTCTTTCACTTTCAACATGAGTAGGGCTCTGACACTTCCTGGGCCTAGAATAATACATGAGGCATGTCAGTCTGAAACCCATTTATTTCCCTTCCCAGTCAGGGCTCCCCTTCAACCTTAACACATACATTCAACCTCTGCCCACAACCCCGATGGAATCCAAAAAAACAGCTCTTTCAATTTCTAGTGAGTTCTTCAATTTCACGTGTGTGAATGCCCAGCCCCTGTGTTGGTTCCAGTCATGATGTTTAGAGAAAAGCCTGTGCAACCTCAGGTTGTTCTGTGGATTTTGATATTCTGAGCAGCAGGCATGTGGTCTAGAAAGCAACAGCGATTTCTAGGACAGTCTCACCCTGTTGGGAAGGGCATAACTCAGGTAGGATCAGAGCTGAACCCTTTACATGGCAGGGTCTGGGAGGGTTTCGGGTTGTACCAGTCTGACGGTTCTTTTGTCTACTTCCTGTGTTGGATTTTCTGTTTCCTATATCCTTTCCCTACTCTAGATTGATTGACTTATCCCTTTCAGTGGAGCACAACATCTGTTGGCTTCCTGAGAACAGTGCTTGGGGAAGTGAAATTTGTGACCTAAATTTATCTCTTTTCTGTTCTCATACTGGACTGTAGTTTGGTCATTACATTCGAGGTGGAAAAGAACTTGCTTTCAGAAATGTTTAGACACTGTTGCACTGTTTTTCTTGTTTCTCAGTCTGGTTTGGGGTCTTTTTTCCTGACTCATCTCCACCCCTCGGAAATGTGTGAGGTTTTCTCTTTGCCTTGGGTATGCTACCATTTCATAACAATAAGATGAGGTGGAGATCAATTTTAACAACGCATGTCCTCCAGTTCCGGGAAATAGTCTTCAGTTGTCTCTTTGGAGTTCTCcttgtttccttttcctttccttttctttcttttttctgctctCTTTTTGAAACTTTTGAAGCTTGTCTTTCAGGTAGTGGATATTCTGGACTGCTCCTCTAATTTTCTCTCTGCTCTGTTATTTTCCAGCTAGTACTTTGTTCTACTTTCAAAATGTGAACTTGTCTCAATTTTACTTTTTGATTCTTCTATTGAGTTTGAAACATTTTCTATCACTTAATTTTGAGGATTTTcagaatccttttaaaaaatagttcactattttgttgttgctgctgctgttggagaGCCTAGGCgtcacacatgcacaattccaccactccaggaAGCTTTTTTtgttcagatagagggagagataccacaacagtaGAACTTCCTCTGGCTCCACTAGAACcttccatatggtgccaggacCCAAACCTGCACTGTGCATATGACAAGGCAAGTGCcctcccactgagctatctctccagcctccaGCATCCGAGCTTCAATTCAAAGTTGTAATACCTTATCTCCTTAAAAATATTGACAGTAGCTCCTCAACTCTgagttctcttctctttctctccttttttcatgtggactatatctttaaaaaaataacatttgggaccaggtggtggcgcacctggttaagtacacacactacagtgcacaaggacccgggttcaagcccctggtccccacctgcaggaggaaagcttcactagtggtgaagtagggttgcaggtatctgtctctccctctatatctttccttcccttctcaatttctctctctatctaataaataaaaaataatatttactatACTGTATGAAGTttgaggagggaggaaaaaaatgtgtgtacATTATTTTCTGCCTGACCTATTTTTTCCTGGAGATCTGCTTTTCTCTACCTTTATTTAAcctcacttaaaatttttttttatttataaaaaggaaacagtgacataaaccataggataagaggggtacaaatccacacaattcccaccatcagaactccatatcccatcccttcccctgatagctttcctattctttatccctctgggaatatggacctagggtcattatggggtgcagaaggtggaaggcctggcttctattaattgcttccccgctgaacatgggtattgatatGACCTCACTTTTGAACCCACACGTACCTGAGTAGCCCCTGTCAGTCAGGACTGCCTTGATAACTCAGGGCTCCCTGCTCCTTGAGTACATCTCTGAGTTCCAGCTTGCTTACATGAGCCATCGAAGGGTAGGGGCTGTGGGATGGGGGCAATGCTGACTGTGGCCTTGTGTTCACTCAGCCTTCTGCGGACCGTCCTCATTCACCTGCCTCCTCGGCCAGTAGTCTTTGTAGACCATGTCCTCAGCTTTTCCATTGGCATTCTAGGCCTTCTCCAGATCTGCAGTGTCTGGGCAGGGAGCAGCGAGGAGAGCAGGTGTGGCGAACAGACTTAGGCCAGACTGCTAGGCACCAAGGCAGGCCACACTGCTGCTCTCCTGCTCCCTCACCACACCACTCAGGACAGAATGCTGCAGGACTCTTACTTGCTGGGAGTCTATTCTTGACTCCCCAAACCTATATGTATCCATAACGCTTCCCTCTGTGGGGGAACTTGTCCACTAAGTCTACGGTGCATAAGTACTAGGCCTAAGGTCCTTTGGATTatcaaatttattcatttattttttgtggaTGCCGttgttattagtggtttaatagtagtttacaagagtTTACAAGGTTGTAGGTGTATAGTTCCGCACCCCAGCCACCACtcaagttctgtgcccctccctctgatagccaccatagttatCCCAAAGTCTGAGTGACAATTTGATGGATTCTGAACTTTCAAATCTTAGGTTATGGTATCCCAAAAGTCAGTTCTCTAAAATTAGTCTTTCTGTTCTGTTAAATTGatataaacagtttttttttccctcctgagtTATCGCTAgggcgaattcactgctcctggaggctagttttcccattttgttgcccttgttgtagttgttattgttgtcatagctgttgttgttgttggataggacagagaaatggagagaggaggggaagacagaggaggagaaaagatagacacctgcagacctgctgccctACAGCCCAGcctataaacattttttaaaactcgatttttactttattttattaattagttaatttctagaatagagacagagaaatccagagggactggggagagagagagagggagagagacttgcagcactgcttcacctctctagaagctttcctccctgcaggtgtagactcggggcttgaacctgggtgcgtgcaccttgtaacatgtgctctcaaccgggTGTACCGCAACCTGGGCCCTAAATTGATTTCGCTTAATTGAGGAAATGTTGTGGTGTGGCTTGGTATATCCCCTAAGCCTGTGCTAGCCCCCTTGCCCACCACTTGCATTCCCTTTCTCTCCAGTGGGAGCTCTGAGCGGTGACTGTAGCTCTGCTGATCCCTCATGATCAACATTTTGATGactacttttcttttccttttaacattttttaaaaaatatttatttatttcccttttgttgcccttgtttttattgttgttgttgttattgatgtcatcattgttggacaggacggagagaaatggagagaggaggggaagacaaagggggagagaaagatagacacctgcagacctgcctgtgaagcgactcccctgcaggggaagccgggggctcgaaccaggatcctcacaccggtccttgcgctttgtgccacgtgcacttaacccactgcgccaccgcctgacccccgctgGACCATCTTTTCATGCAGGGACCATCTACTGTTTAACCTAGATGTCCAGTTTGGTTAGGCAGAGTCACACTGAGAATGTgtttgcaagagaaaaaaaaaaaccctgtctttATCCTGTGTGCTTTGGGAGTTTGTTGAGGAACCTTTCACTCTGTATCTTTATGGCACACCATGCCTGGAATACAGTAAACATTTAAATAATTGATGCCTTTGATGAGTATATGTTGGCATGATTcccaaggaaaaaaatcaatattgaaAATGTTACCCTTACACAATTAAAACAGCTATACACATTATATTGACTATATTTGTAATATTCCTCTTGTTCAATTAAAAATGCATGTGCTTGGGAAATAACTACATGGATATAAAAGGCTAAATGTTTTAAAAGGACCCTTAGGTGTGGTAAAACAATTCTTTTCCGATTTGCCTTTTCAATTCTAGACTCAGGTTGATGGGTCTGTTTCAGTGGTCTTGCCTCTGAGGCCAAAGAGGACCAGTTTCTTGCTGTTGTCTGGTGTCCTagtgagttctttttttcttttttctttttttaaagaaaatgcagATGCTGGTTTCTAGCCTTTTGGAGCCACTCCAGACTCCAGTAACAACTTCTGAGGGTGGAGAGCAGAGGCAGGTGGAGGGAGAAGCCACAGTCAGCAACGGTCCTCAGGCAGAGGTAAACATAAACTAGGACAGAGGTAAACATAATCTGTGAAGTGGGAGAGATAGAAGAAACttctgggagggggagatagcataattgttatgcaaagacaatctcatgcctgaggcttcaaagtcccaggttcagtcccctgtcctaccataatccagagctgagcagtgctctggcaaaaaaaaaaaaaaaaaaaaaaagaagaagaaacttccCTGGGCTTCTAAGGTAGGTGAGGCCTCAGGGTCCTTCTAGATGGGGTGGATGAGACATTAATTTCAAAGCATGAAAGTGCTGTTAATTGATTCATAAAATTAACATCTTTCTTGAGTCCCTCCCTAAAAGCAAACAACAGTGCTAGCTGCTCTTGGTGGTAAAAGATAAGGATGAGTGACATGTAGCTCTTGTTCTCAGCTCAGTTTGCCACAGATGCCCTCATTTTATTCTGAACCCAGTCGCCATGTTATTTCTAACTCACATTCAATTTCCTCTACAGCAGGAAGCAATGTCTTTGCCTGACTCCTAGGAGGGCCCTTCAGGATCCAATTTTTCCAAGCTTCTTTCACTTAGCTTCTCAGTATGTGGTGAATAGTCCATGTTACTGTATTCTACTATAACTCCATGACTACGGCCAGAACACCTACATGATTGTCCAGAAATGTCTCCTTCTCTGTGATATATTCTGAGACTTCTCCCTCCTTTGCCCCTGGCTGTGTTAGGAGCTACTTTTCTGTACTTCTTTTGTGCCTACCACTATTTCACTCCTCGGTGACATAACATTGGAAATGTTTCCACCTATTTGTTTTGGTGGAAACTTCTTGAAGGATGGATCTGTGTCCcctatctctttccatctccagCACATGACACAGTCCTGGCACACAGCAGGTGCAAGGTTAGGAGTGGCTTGGTGAATGAACAGAGTGACATCATTTattgtcctttactttggtaaaggaCATATCAATCACCAACTTTGAAAATGCCCATtctgtcctggtgcatgatgggagaaATGGATCTAAGTTGGGGtgggaatgttttgcagacacctattatgaggagaagtcaacaactgtactataaaccattacttccccatccccaataaaatgataaaaggagaataaaaaaaaagtaccatatgaactaggaaaaaaaaagccagtctgTTTCTAAGGCCTTGTAAGAACTCTGATGATTATCCTTGGGAGCatagaagtttggtggtgggagtggtccATACAGTTCCAACTGTACCctcattatcttataatcttttaaatcacaAATAAGACTCAAGCAAATAAATGCCCATCTAGGTTTTCCTGTAGTGACCTgtcatttctttttccagaaTGCTGTCTGAAGGCTATCTCAGTGGACTTGCCTACCAGAATGATACCCACTGGAGTTGTGCATCGTGTAATGAGCGGGTGGCTGGGGAAAAGGATGATGAGGAGAAATCAGCTActgctctttcctcttcctcgGTGGATGAGACACAGGTTGGAAGTCTCTATGTGAGCTACAAATCCTCAGGCAAATTTATTTCTTCGGTACATTCAAGAGAAAGCCAACACAGCCAAAGTTCACGGctggcagtgctgcagatgaACCCAAATCCTGTGTTTGAAAGCCCAAACTTGGTTGCCATTGAAACTTGTAGAGACCCCAGTCGAGAAACTTACTTGGTCCCGTCTTCCTGCAAAAGTATTTGCAAGAATTACAATGACTTGCATATTGCAGGGGGGCACGTGATGGCCATTAACTCAGTGGTGACAGATTTCCCTTCTGAGACCAGCTTTGAATATGGCCCTTTGTTGAAGTCCTCTGAGATCCCTCTGTCCATGGAGGATTCCATCTCCACTCAGCCTAGTGGCTTTCCCCCCAAGCCCATCCAACAGTATCCATCCTACTGGAGAATAACCAGCATCAAAGAGAAGAGCAGCCTACAAATGCACAAGCCGATTTCTAATGCGATGCTGAACGAGTACCTGGAGCAGAAGGTGGTGGAGCTGTACAAGCAGTACATCATGGACGCTGTGTTTCACGACAATTCCCCTACTCAGATCCTGGCGTCGGAGCTCATCATGACAAGTGTGGACCAGATTAGTCTCCAGGTGTCTAGAGAGAAGAACCTGGAGACCTCCAAAGCTAAGGACATAGTCATTAACCGCCTCCTGCAGTTGGTGTCAACTGAAATCAGCACTCCCAGCCTCCACATCTCTCAGTATAGCAACGTGAACCCATAGAGGGTGAgcttctgttcctctttctcaacCGTGCCTGCCCAAAGGTCTGCTTTATCCATTTGTTCTGGGAAGATGcaagagggagatggaaagggagccACGGGTTTGAGAAGCAAAGGCTGGCTGGAAGTCTGGTGGGAATGAGAAGGCAATCTCAATGAAGCAGGCCTATGGGAAGAGGAGCCTTAAAGAACGGTTCACAGAGAGGGCTGGAAGGCAATAGAGGCAAACCCAGAAGGATCCAAAAGAGAAGGTGCGTTTCATTGCaggaaggacagaaatggagagagataagcCAAAGAAGAAGACACAGTGGCAAagcggaaaaaaaaatcaccaggttTGAGGGTAGAGTCAAGGATATGTTTGTTCTCTAGTTAAATTCCTTTAAGTCATTTCTTCTTGAGGGAAGTGGAATATAAGGCTGAGATGTTTGGCTAGAAAGGCAGGTTCACACACTtttctaaatatttgtttatatctctttctctgttttgtaTTCATAGaccatttaaaaataagttttctaAACATTAAAATTGTAACAAAATACAgttatgtttttggtttttttttagttttgaatGATTGCTCAGCTACAGCTATCATCACAAAACAGCCACTTGAATATCTCATTCTGTTTACTAGTGTACTAGTGGACATGAAATTTTCTAAAGGGAACATATCATATTGTAAACATGAAACTGTTTAATTTGATGTTACTGCATGTGATTTTCTTGGTGGTTAATATTAAGCTTCAAAAGAAATTATGAATCAGTTTCCAcctccctcattttctctcagTCTTCCATATTCTCTCAACTCTTCTGTATCCTCAAAACAAGGCCAAAACTCTATTAATGCATTCACTGGAATGGCAGCTTCATGAGCCCCTCACAGCTCTGCTtagcctccccctcaccccacacTTATGTAATTAGGGGTTGGCCAGCAATAGCCCCTGAGCCAAACCTTGCCTGCCactgttggagaatgggcccactgtcctagaaagtccaggccattgtttccatgagatccgAGTGggatgaccccccccccaactctctctTCAGGTCGAGAGAAGGGCTGGTTCCTCTAGTCtcagtctctggaatttatgactttATGATGGCTGAACCCTT from Erinaceus europaeus chromosome X, mEriEur2.1, whole genome shotgun sequence includes the following:
- the TASL gene encoding TLR adapter interacting with SLC15A4 on the lysosome — protein: MLSEGYLSGLAYQNDTHWSCASCNERVAGEKDDEEKSATALSSSSVDETQVGSLYVSYKSSGKFISSVHSRESQHSQSSRLAVLQMNPNPVFESPNLVAIETCRDPSRETYLVPSSCKSICKNYNDLHIAGGHVMAINSVVTDFPSETSFEYGPLLKSSEIPLSMEDSISTQPSGFPPKPIQQYPSYWRITSIKEKSSLQMHKPISNAMLNEYLEQKVVELYKQYIMDAVFHDNSPTQILASELIMTSVDQISLQVSREKNLETSKAKDIVINRLLQLVSTEISTPSLHISQYSNVNP